The sequence CGGCCTGTTGATGCCCGGCAGGTTTGCCTAAAATCGTATTATCAACCGCCACAATCGTGTCCGCCCCGATGGTCCAGGCATCAGGATAGTTTGCGGCCACAGCCTGGGCCTTTATTTGGGACAATAAACAAACATAATTTTCGGGTGCCATGCCCGGATCAACTTTAGATTCGTCAATATCGGCCACATGAATTTTGAAATCTATGCCCGCCTCGGCCATAAGCTCTTTTCTGCGCGGTGAACCCGAGGCAAGAATAATTTTTTCTTTGTTTATTGTTTTCATAGGCCCTTATGTATCATACTTTATAAGTTGCGAACAGATTTGCCCTATTTTACTATGGCCAATTAAAATTTGAACCATTTTTTAGCGGAATCAATACAGAACTATGCAGAAATTTTTAATCAATAAAGAGGTGTTAAACGCTGGTAAGGCAGTCATTCACGGTCAGGATGCAAAACATATATGCAAGGTCCTCAGGCTTAAACCCCAAGATACCATTTCCATGACCGACGGCCATGGCACTGACTTTACAGGCTGTATAGACAAGGTTTCTCCTGAATGTGTGGAAATTTCAATTCAAAGTGAGAAAAAAAGCCTCACCGAATCAAATCTCGACCTGACATTGTGTACGGCCATGCTTAAACACAACAAAATGGATGAGATCATCAAGCAGATTACCCAACTCGGGGTAACCCGTTGGATTCCTTTTTATTGTAAAAGATCCATTCCATTGTCAGGCCCAAAAAGGGAAAAAAAACAGATTGAGCGATGGCAGACCATTGCCCGGGAGTCTTTAAAGCAATGCAGACGGTCCTGCCTGGTGGAAATTATGCCGCCCATGGAGTTTCAACAGGTTCTGGCCTTCTCAAAAGGCTGCTCGCACAGACTGGCCTTCTGGGAAGCATCGGACCGGCCCCTTGCCGCAACAGTCCCTGGGGAAAATAATAAAGCTGTTGTCCTGATTGGGCCGGAGGGCGGGTTTGAAGAAGAAGAGATTCGGTGTGCCGTTGAATCCGGATTTATGAGCTATTCCCTTGGACCCAGAATTTTAAGGGCGGAAACGGCAGCGGTATGTGCTTGTAGTTTAATCCAGTATCTGCTGGGTGATATGGGTGGGGGGCCAAAATAATATTCTTAATTCGTTTCTAATTTTTTACTTGACTTGAACGGCTAAAGAACATATATACTCTGACGTTGTTTGACGAGCCCAGGTAGCTCAGTCGGTAGAGCAGGGGACTGAAAATCCCCGTGTCAGCAGTTCAATTCTGTTCCTGGGCACCACGATTATAAAAGCTTTCAGCGGTTTTCGTTGAAAGCTTTTTTGATTTTAAGGAACGGATTTCAAATGACTTGCCCATTTTGATATATCCGGGAGCGCAGGCGTCCCGCCTGCAGCAAAAATGCAGGTGGGACGCCTGCGCTCCCAGGTCAAGTTATTTCGGTTTTATTCCTGAGACATCTTGTACAGTCCCTGTACAACTTTTTTGTTCGCTATATCATCCCACCCAATTGTTTAATTTCCAAAAATATGACGCAGGCTTGTTTCATGCGCCTTAAATCGGGCTTAATGATTATCATAATTCCATAAAAAGAAAGTCACGGCCACACCGCCCAAAAGGATTAAAAGGCTACCGGCGATAAAGACGTAGGATACGCCCATCCAGTCGAGGATGACTCCGGAAAGGATGGGTGAGACGATGAACCCAAGTCCCCAGGCGGCGTCGTTGAGACTCATAATGGATGCCATCCCCATGGTCTGTCCCAATCGGCCGGTGATGACCAGTCCGCCGGGCAGAGAGAGGCCGTTGGCTATTCCCATCAGGATATTGAGTATCAGAATCGGGGTGAATCCGTTAACAAAGGGGATACCCAGGACCGTTATGCCGGAGGCAAAGGTGCCTGCGATGATCAGGTACTTGGGATTGATCCGGTCGGCAAGTCTGCCGCTTATCCGTTGGAGAAAGGCAATCAAAAAGATGTTCATGGTCAAAATGATGCCGACCTGTGAACTGGATAGATTGATCTTCATGGCCAAAA comes from uncultured Desulfobacter sp. and encodes:
- a CDS encoding RsmE family RNA methyltransferase — translated: MQKFLINKEVLNAGKAVIHGQDAKHICKVLRLKPQDTISMTDGHGTDFTGCIDKVSPECVEISIQSEKKSLTESNLDLTLCTAMLKHNKMDEIIKQITQLGVTRWIPFYCKRSIPLSGPKREKKQIERWQTIARESLKQCRRSCLVEIMPPMEFQQVLAFSKGCSHRLAFWEASDRPLAATVPGENNKAVVLIGPEGGFEEEEIRCAVESGFMSYSLGPRILRAETAAVCACSLIQYLLGDMGGGPK